A portion of the Glycine max cultivar Williams 82 chromosome 10, Glycine_max_v4.0, whole genome shotgun sequence genome contains these proteins:
- the LOC100785058 gene encoding uncharacterized protein isoform X1 has protein sequence MVLHRELDHLFSSPFVDPPKDDAKSSGMSIEKKIEFLESLTGKVTNRRSRRWLNDRLLMELVPRLNAEEIRGLFAPPPWGDEVPPSTFSMTNMEEWDRFRNIDMDKEVNIIHSLENSIEKRKGHIDADKMAVLNGWHRIDCRTRDALRRSCLSELIEGYEECVRAFITESTDGDILELQIQDPFHRLLLHGVCEFYNLASDTVSGYNGVESSRITKIKRKKKGSPVLPNITLSHFLKMSKEGSW, from the exons ATGGTTCTTCACAGAGAACTCGATCATCTCTTTTCATCCCCTTTCGTTGACCCTCCCAAAG ATGATGCGAAATCCAGTGGCATGTCAATTGAAAAGAAGATTGAGTTCCTCGAGAGTTTGACTGGAAAG GTCACAAATCGGAGGTCTCGGAGGTGGTTAAATGATCGTCTCTTGATGGAACTAGTACCACGTTTAAATGCAGAGGAAATTAGAGGCTTGTTTGCTCCACCACCTTGGG GTGATGAAGTTCCACCTTCAACATTTTCCATGACGAACATGGAGGAGTGGGACAGATTCAGGAATATTGACATGGATAAAGAG GTTAATATAATCCATTCCCTGGAAAACTCTATAGAAAAGAGGAAAGGTCACATTGATGCTGACAAGATGGCAGTGTTGAATGGTTGGCATAGAATCGATTGTAGAACAAGAGATGCGCTTCGCCGTAGTTGTCTTTCTGAGCTCATTGAGGGTTATGAG GAATGTGTACGAGCTTTCATAACAGAAAGCACAGATGGAGATATTCTTGAACTACAAATTCAGGATCCTTTTCATAGATTGTTACTGCATGGAGTTTGTGAG TTCTACAATCTGGCGTCGGATACAGTGTCAGGTTATAATGGCGTGGAGTCGTCAAGGATTACAAAgataaagaggaagaaaaagggtTCTCCTGTGCTCCCAAATATCACCCTGTCCCATTTTCTGAAGATGTCCAAGGAAGGAAGTTGGTAG
- the LOC100785058 gene encoding uncharacterized protein isoform X2: protein MELVPRLNAEEIRGLFAPPPWGDEVPPSTFSMTNMEEWDRFRNIDMDKEVNIIHSLENSIEKRKGHIDADKMAVLNGWHRIDCRTRDALRRSCLSELIEGYEECVRAFITESTDGDILELQIQDPFHRLLLHGVCEFYNLASDTVSGYNGVESSRITKIKRKKKGSPVLPNITLSHFLKMSKEGSW, encoded by the exons ATGGAACTAGTACCACGTTTAAATGCAGAGGAAATTAGAGGCTTGTTTGCTCCACCACCTTGGG GTGATGAAGTTCCACCTTCAACATTTTCCATGACGAACATGGAGGAGTGGGACAGATTCAGGAATATTGACATGGATAAAGAG GTTAATATAATCCATTCCCTGGAAAACTCTATAGAAAAGAGGAAAGGTCACATTGATGCTGACAAGATGGCAGTGTTGAATGGTTGGCATAGAATCGATTGTAGAACAAGAGATGCGCTTCGCCGTAGTTGTCTTTCTGAGCTCATTGAGGGTTATGAG GAATGTGTACGAGCTTTCATAACAGAAAGCACAGATGGAGATATTCTTGAACTACAAATTCAGGATCCTTTTCATAGATTGTTACTGCATGGAGTTTGTGAG TTCTACAATCTGGCGTCGGATACAGTGTCAGGTTATAATGGCGTGGAGTCGTCAAGGATTACAAAgataaagaggaagaaaaagggtTCTCCTGTGCTCCCAAATATCACCCTGTCCCATTTTCTGAAGATGTCCAAGGAAGGAAGTTGGTAG
- the LOC102660477 gene encoding uncharacterized isomerase BH0283 → MAKKPVKYFVVDAFTESAFKGNPAAVCLLEEEKEDSWMQGVATEFNLSETCYLTPIAESERSDISLNRFRLRWFTPATEVELCGHATLASAHVLFSSGLVKSDIIEFVTLSGVLTAKKVSGINDGEGASEDGLFIELDFPADTVTEFNSADISQISAALNDAPIIDIKRTTVGDHLLVELASGKDVVELQPDIGAIAKCPGGGILVSGTAPPESGFDYYCRTFFPKVGINEDPITGSAQCALAPYWAKKMGKCDLSVYAASPRGGVVHVHFDDQSKRILMRGKAVTVMNGCVMI, encoded by the exons ATGGCAAAGAAACCTGTGAAATACTTTGTG GTAGATGCATTCACTGAGTCAGCGTTCAAGGGGAACCCTGCAGCAGTGTGTTTGCTAGAGGAAGAGAAGGAGGACTCATGGATGCAAGGGGTAGCGACCGAGTTCAATCTCTCTGAGACATGCTACTTGACTCCCATTGCTGAGTCGGAGAGATCCGATATTTCGCTCAACCGTTTCCGCCTCAGATGGTTCACTCCTGCTACAGAG GTTGAACTTTGTGGCCATGCCACGTTAGCATCTGCACACGTTCTTTTCTCATCCGGTTTGGTGAAATCCGATATTATTGAATTTGTGACTCTGTCTGGAGTTCTAACTGCCAAAAAGGTCTCAGGAATCAATGATGGAGAAGGTGCCTCAGAGGATGGGCTTTTCATTGAATTGGATTTCCCTGCTGATACAGTTACTGAATTCAATTCTGCTGACATTTCACAAATTTCGGCGGCTTTGAATGATGCTCctattattgatataaaaagGACAACCGTTGGAGATCACCTCTTG GTTGAACTTGCTTCAGGAAAAGATGTTGTAGAACTACAGCCAGATATTGGTGCAATAGCAAAATGCCCTGGCGGGGGCATCCTGGTTTCTGGAACTGCTCCTCCAGAGTCTGGATTTGATTATTATTGTCGAACCTTCTTTCCAAAAGTTGGAATCAATGAG GATCCTATCACTGGAAGTGCACAATGTGCCTTGGCACCTTACTGGGCCAAAAAGATGGGGAAGTGTGATCTCAGTGTTTATGCG GCATCACCTAGAGGTGGAGTTGTCCATGTTCATTTTGATGATCAGAGCAAAAGGATATTGATGCGTGGAAAGGCTGTAACTGTCATGAATGGGTGTGTTATGATTTGA
- the LOC100805565 gene encoding F-box protein At2g27310, which translates to MAVVPVESIASLNSDLLYDILRRLDGPTLASAACTCASFSSISKEESLWENVCSSVWPSTNREDVKSLISSTGGFRKFYADCFPLIINKEVGEYQLSSYLEYPDDWTEAKYYGDMIEFESISPSDFVSIVDIRFKEKPICSKVLCGIPNANGYDEWFYNCPFRIDLLSCADRDDNNDGVVTLSVSDGLPPITSMEREKKDGKLWQELRDGLLLSWIIVNKKIKQSANLASWISLDGQRHWPTDKDFVFRFGSVLSAKDIFPSQVVQCILIMKFRVVHTEEEGVQTTLKTTELSMQLEDMEGAHVNGRNSLLILKEALSCRRSKNYSEVLESCLIFSKVQNKLKEEKIKNESRLDTLCILSGIVAVMTFWYYVF; encoded by the coding sequence ATGGCAGTCGTACCTGTTGAGAGTATTGCCTCATTGAATAGTGATCTCCTCTATGACATATTACGACGCCTTGATGGCCCTACGTTGGCTAGTGCAGCTTGCACTTGTGCATCATTTTCTTCCATCTCAAAAGAAGAGAGTTTATGGGAAAATGTATGTTCTTCTGTGTGGCCTTCAACCAATAGGGAAGATGTCAAAAGTTTAATATCTTCTACCGGTGGATTCAGAAAATTCTATGCAGATTGTTTTCCTCTTATTATAAACAAGGAGGTAGGAGAGTATCAATTGAGCAGCTATCTTGAGTACCCTGATGATTGGACTGAGGCCAAATATTATGGGGACATGATTGAATTTGAAAGCATCTCTCCATCAGATTTTGTTTCCATTGTGGATATCAGGTTTAAGGAGAAACCAATCTGCTCCAAAGTTCTATGCGGAATTCCAAACGCAAATGGCTATGATGAGTGGTTCTACAACTGTCCTTTTCGGATTGATCTTCTGAGTTGTGCGGAtagagatgataacaatgatggtGTGGTTACCCTTTCTGTATCTGATGGATTGCCACCAATAACATCCATGGAAAGGgaaaagaaagatgggaaacTATGGCAGGAGCTTCGTGATGGTCTCTTGCTTAGTTGGATCAtagtaaacaagaaaataaagcaATCTGCTAATCTTGCAAGTTGGATCTCCTTAGATGGACAAAGACATTGGCCAACAGATAAGGATTTCGTCTTTCGTTTCGGATCTGTTCTCTCTGCCAAGGACATTTTTCCTTCTCAAGTAGTGCAGTGCATCCTTATTATGAAGTTTAGAGTGGTTCACACTGAAGAAGAGGGGGTTCAAACAACTCTTAAAACAACAGAGTTGAGTATGCAGTTGGAAGACATGGAAGGTGCTCATGTTAATGGGAGGAACAGTTTGCTTATTCTTAAGGAAGCACTTAGCTGCCGAAGGAGCAAAAACTATAGTGAAGTACTTGAATCCTGTCTTATTTTCTCAAAAGTGCAAAATAAGTTGAAAGAGGAGAAGATTAAAAACGAAAGTAGGTTGGACACACTTTGTATATTAAGTGGCATTGTTGCTGTAATGACATTCTGGTACTATGTTTTCTGA